The Phoenix dactylifera cultivar Barhee BC4 chromosome 12, palm_55x_up_171113_PBpolish2nd_filt_p, whole genome shotgun sequence genome has a window encoding:
- the LOC103697177 gene encoding probable WRKY transcription factor 49 → MEEVFESEAAWFDGSMEELVRELLDKESPLFVPPEEAPESKQVACQKPVINNLVSSVYSGPTIGDIESALSMSYQHGPGGSEFVVSLPERESGKMKNKYTLRIKSCGNGLKDDGYRWRKYGQKSIKNNPNPRSYYRCTNPRCNVKKQVERSTEDPEMLIITYEGLHLHYAYSNFFLHRSQGNSAASLHAPKKPKVLHQAEVLENPEVTPPEQEPSTTQQQQQLGIACEESLQLRLLEDALQNPVVREESMQRELMEDDVQCPQGLLEDIVPLPVRKPCNSTTFMHDPPSSSQPSSPSYSSSHS, encoded by the exons ATGGAGGAAGTGTTTGAATCAGAGGCTGCTTGGTTTGATGGGTCGATGGAAGAACTCGTCCGTGAGCTCCTTGACAAGGAGTCGCCTCTCTTCGTCCCACCTGAGGAGGCTCCGGAATCTAAACAAGTTGCTTGTCAGAAGCCCGTAATTAACAACCTCGTCTCATCGGTCTATTCCGGCCCAACGATCGGAGACATCGAGAGTGCACTGTCCATGAGCTATCAACACGGCCCCGGTGGTTCTGAATTCGT gGTTTCGCTCCCAGAGAGAGAATCAGGTAAAATGAAGAACAAATATACACTAAGGATCAAGAGCTGTGGGAATGGACTCAAAGATGATGGTTATAGGTGGAGGAAGTACGGCCAGAAATCTATCAAGAACAACCCGAACCCAAG GAGTTACTACAGGTGCACCAACCCTCGCTGCAATgtgaagaagcaagtagagagATCCACAGAAGATCCAGAGATGCTGATCATCACCTATGAAGGCCTCCACCTCCACTATGCCTACTCGAATTTCTTCTTGCACCGGTCACAGGGGAACTCTGCCGCAAGTCTTCATGCGCCAAAGAAGCCCAAGGTCCTCCACCAGGCCGAAGTTCTCGAGAACCCAGAGGTGACACCCCCAGAGCAGGAACCGTCAACcacgcagcagcagcagcagcttgGGATTGCTTGTGAGGAGAGCCTTCAACTAAGGCTCCTCGAAGATGCTCTACAAAATCCGGTTGTCAGAGAAGAAAGCATGCAACGGGAGCTTATGGAAGACGATGTGCAGTGCCCACAGGGCCTGCTGGAAGATATTGTACCCCTGCCGGTGAGGAAGCCATGCAACTCTACCACCTTTATGCATgatcctccctcttcctctcagcCATCTTCTCCTTCCTACTCTTCATCCCATTCTTAG